A single region of the Cereibacter sphaeroides 2.4.1 genome encodes:
- a CDS encoding hydantoinase B/oxoprolinase family protein, with protein sequence MALDPTDYAVISQALAAAAREMGEKLIRSAFSTILREARDGSAALLDRDGNTIAQAELIPMQLGTIGSVFQACAETYDLDSLTEDDFFIINDPYSGGQHLQDIFFFSPIFHEGQRVGFAASVAHHLDIGGGSPGLSPNARDVHSEGIVIPPTKFSYSRDWNGGILEKFLRANVRTPLQTMGDCDAQIASNRVGARRVGELCSKYGAAKVMEVMTEFQNYSERRFRAGIAAAPDGVYHGEDFIDDDGIGSEPVRVRAKVTIAGDRIEVDYEGTDAQVRTLLNAPLAATMSATVSCVKSVLTSPDIPFNAGVSRAISVKVPKGTILNPHYPAPVRARMNICYRAYNATMKALAQAVPDQVIASGFDTTTSGCLSWLGPTGFSVYLEIYGGGYGASSSANGCDAIDMPMANCANTPVEAIDQDYSFFRVERYALEPEAYGHGAHRGGAGFQKAFRILKDNATVALYSDRFRSEPQPLFGGTPGTRGACEIHRDGEIIRLGSKDMRDLQKGDLVVFRLGGGAGYGAPADRALAEIETDIANGMLGEETARRIYPQFAGRGGA encoded by the coding sequence ATGGCGCTCGATCCCACCGATTACGCGGTCATCAGCCAGGCGCTGGCCGCCGCCGCCCGCGAGATGGGCGAGAAGCTGATCCGCTCGGCCTTCTCGACCATCCTGCGCGAGGCCCGCGACGGCTCGGCCGCGCTTCTGGACCGCGACGGCAACACCATCGCGCAGGCCGAACTGATCCCGATGCAGCTCGGCACCATCGGCTCGGTCTTTCAGGCCTGCGCCGAGACCTACGACCTCGACAGCCTGACCGAGGATGATTTCTTCATCATCAACGACCCCTATTCGGGCGGCCAGCACCTGCAGGACATCTTCTTCTTCAGCCCGATCTTCCACGAGGGCCAGCGCGTGGGCTTCGCGGCCTCGGTGGCGCACCATCTCGATATCGGCGGCGGCTCGCCGGGCCTCAGCCCCAATGCGCGGGACGTCCATTCCGAGGGGATCGTGATCCCGCCCACGAAATTCTCCTACAGCCGCGACTGGAACGGCGGCATCCTCGAGAAATTCCTGCGGGCCAACGTCCGGACGCCGCTGCAGACCATGGGCGATTGCGATGCGCAGATCGCCTCGAACCGGGTCGGCGCGCGCCGCGTGGGCGAGCTCTGCAGCAAATACGGCGCGGCCAAGGTCATGGAGGTGATGACCGAGTTCCAGAACTATTCGGAACGCCGCTTCCGCGCGGGCATCGCGGCCGCCCCCGACGGCGTCTATCACGGCGAGGATTTCATCGACGACGACGGGATCGGCTCGGAGCCGGTCCGGGTGCGTGCGAAGGTGACCATCGCGGGCGACCGGATCGAGGTGGATTACGAGGGCACCGATGCGCAGGTCCGCACGCTGCTGAACGCGCCGCTCGCCGCCACCATGTCGGCCACCGTCTCCTGCGTGAAGAGCGTCCTGACCTCGCCCGACATTCCCTTCAACGCGGGCGTGAGCCGCGCGATCTCGGTCAAGGTGCCCAAGGGCACCATCCTGAACCCGCATTATCCCGCCCCGGTGCGGGCGCGGATGAACATCTGCTACCGCGCCTACAATGCGACGATGAAGGCGCTGGCGCAGGCCGTTCCCGATCAGGTGATCGCCAGCGGCTTCGACACCACCACCTCGGGCTGCCTGTCGTGGCTCGGGCCGACCGGCTTCTCGGTCTATCTCGAGATCTACGGCGGCGGCTACGGCGCCTCGTCGAGCGCCAACGGCTGCGACGCCATCGACATGCCGATGGCCAACTGCGCCAACACGCCGGTCGAGGCCATCGATCAGGACTATTCCTTCTTCCGCGTCGAGCGCTATGCGCTGGAGCCCGAGGCCTACGGCCACGGCGCCCACCGCGGCGGCGCGGGCTTCCAGAAGGCCTTCCGCATCCTGAAGGACAATGCCACGGTCGCGCTCTATTCCGACCGGTTCCGGAGCGAGCCGCAGCCGCTGTTCGGGGGCACGCCCGGCACGCGCGGCGCCTGCGAGATCCATCGCGACGGCGAGATCATCCGCCTGGGCTCCAAGGACATGCGCGATCTGCAGAAGGGCGATCTCGTGGTCTTCCGGCTGGGCGGCGGCGCGGGCTATGGCGCGCCCGCAGACCGGGCGCTGGCCGAGATCGAGACCGACATCGCGAAC
- the thiD gene encoding bifunctional hydroxymethylpyrimidine kinase/phosphomethylpyrimidine kinase, which yields MIPNILSVAGSDPSGGAGIQADIKAIGANGGYGMAVLTALTAQNTRGVTGIELIPPAFVTAQLQAIFADVRVDAVKIGMLGTAAVTEAVAAELAGQAAPIVLDPVMVAKGGDRLLAAEAVAALRSRLMPLARIVTPNLPEAADLLGEAEVSDRAGMERQARALLALGPAAVLLKGGHLAGADCPDLYLDRDRAEWLVSPRTDTRNTHGTGCTLSSALATQLALLGDPLAACRAAKTYVSRAIAGAEALSVGSGHGPTDHFFLMRSPS from the coding sequence ATGATCCCGAACATCCTCTCGGTCGCGGGCTCGGACCCGTCGGGCGGCGCAGGCATTCAGGCCGACATCAAGGCCATCGGCGCGAACGGCGGCTATGGCATGGCGGTGCTGACGGCGCTCACCGCGCAGAACACGCGCGGCGTGACGGGGATCGAGCTGATCCCGCCCGCCTTCGTGACGGCGCAGCTGCAGGCGATCTTTGCCGATGTGCGGGTGGATGCGGTCAAGATCGGCATGCTCGGCACGGCGGCCGTCACCGAGGCGGTGGCGGCGGAGCTGGCGGGGCAGGCGGCGCCCATCGTGCTCGATCCGGTGATGGTGGCCAAGGGCGGCGACCGGCTTCTGGCGGCCGAGGCGGTGGCGGCGCTGCGCAGCAGGCTCATGCCGCTCGCGCGGATCGTCACGCCGAACCTGCCCGAGGCGGCCGACCTTCTGGGCGAGGCCGAAGTGTCCGACCGTGCCGGGATGGAGCGGCAGGCGCGCGCCCTTCTGGCGCTGGGGCCCGCCGCGGTGCTGCTCAAGGGCGGGCATCTGGCGGGCGCGGACTGCCCGGATCTCTATCTCGACCGCGACCGGGCGGAGTGGCTGGTCAGCCCCCGCACCGACACGCGCAACACGCACGGGACGGGCTGCACGCTCTCCTCGGCGCTGGCCACGCAGCTCGCGCTGCTGGGCGATCCGCTGGCGGCCTGCCGGGCGGCCAAGACCTATGTCTCGCGCGCCATCGCCGGCGCCGAGGCGCTTTCGGTCGGAAGCGGGCACGGCCCCACCGACCATTTCTTCCTGATGAGGAGCCCTTCATGA
- a CDS encoding ABC transporter substrate-binding protein, whose product MKRAALLALLLPAPAMAEPLTVVLDWFVNPDHGPIIVAERQGWFAEAGLEVEIVAPADPADPPKMAASGQADLAVTYQPQLYLQHAEGLPLKRVGTLVESPLYCVMAKADGPVQGLADLKGRKVGFSVAGIEEALLHTMLRTNGVEPAEVEFVNVNFALTPALASGQADAVAGAFRNFELHQIAAAGSEGRCFLPEENGVPSYEELIYVANPDRMDREKVVAFLKVTERAAGFIADHPEEAWEIFRGWSAEVDDDLNAAAWGDTLPHFAAHPMALDADRYAAFGRYMAEVGLIPAAPEVAEVAMDLSAPAD is encoded by the coding sequence ATGAAACGCGCAGCCCTTCTGGCCCTCCTGCTGCCGGCCCCCGCCATGGCCGAGCCCCTGACCGTGGTGCTCGACTGGTTCGTGAACCCCGACCATGGGCCCATCATCGTGGCCGAGCGTCAGGGGTGGTTCGCAGAAGCGGGTCTCGAGGTCGAGATCGTGGCCCCCGCCGATCCGGCCGATCCGCCGAAGATGGCGGCCTCGGGGCAGGCGGATCTGGCGGTGACCTACCAGCCGCAGCTCTATCTCCAGCATGCCGAGGGGCTGCCGCTCAAGCGCGTGGGCACGCTGGTCGAGAGCCCGCTCTATTGCGTGATGGCCAAGGCCGACGGCCCCGTGCAGGGTCTGGCCGATCTGAAGGGGCGCAAGGTGGGCTTCTCGGTCGCGGGGATCGAGGAGGCGCTGCTGCACACGATGCTGCGCACGAACGGGGTCGAGCCCGCCGAAGTGGAGTTCGTCAACGTGAACTTCGCCCTGACGCCGGCGCTGGCCAGCGGGCAGGCCGATGCGGTGGCGGGAGCCTTCCGCAATTTCGAGCTGCACCAGATCGCGGCGGCGGGGTCGGAGGGCCGCTGCTTCCTGCCGGAAGAGAACGGCGTGCCGAGCTACGAGGAGCTGATCTATGTGGCCAATCCCGACCGGATGGACCGCGAGAAGGTGGTGGCCTTCCTGAAGGTGACCGAGCGCGCGGCGGGCTTCATCGCCGATCACCCCGAAGAGGCGTGGGAGATCTTCCGCGGCTGGTCGGCCGAGGTCGATGACGATCTGAACGCCGCCGCTTGGGGCGATACGCTTCCCCATTTCGCGGCCCATCCCATGGCACTCGACGCGGACCGTTACGCGGCCTTCGGGCGCTACATGGCCGAGGTGGGTCTGATCCCCGCTGCGCCGGAAGTGGCCGAGGTGGCGATGGATCTCTCGGCCCCGGCCGACTGA
- the thiE gene encoding thiamine phosphate synthase encodes MNLSLYFVTPDGAEGLEQLVAAAVRGGATLVQLRDKHRSDAELIPLARRLVAALDAQGVPLIVNDRIEVVLASGAAGLHVGQGDLGVAEARRRIGPDRLLGLSVEAPEHLEALPLGIVDYVGAGPVRATASKPDHAPPIGFEGLARLVAAAPVPAVAIGGLGAGDAHAVKAAGAAGMAIVSAIGAAADPEAAARALALEWERA; translated from the coding sequence ATGAACCTCTCGCTCTATTTCGTGACGCCGGACGGGGCCGAGGGTCTCGAGCAGCTGGTGGCGGCGGCCGTCCGGGGAGGGGCCACGCTCGTCCAGCTCCGCGACAAGCACCGCTCCGACGCGGAGCTGATCCCGCTCGCGCGGCGGCTGGTGGCGGCGCTCGACGCCCAAGGCGTGCCGCTCATCGTGAACGACCGGATCGAGGTGGTGCTGGCCTCGGGGGCGGCGGGGCTTCATGTGGGGCAGGGCGATCTGGGCGTGGCCGAAGCGCGGCGCCGGATCGGGCCCGACCGTCTCCTCGGCCTCTCCGTCGAGGCGCCGGAGCATCTGGAGGCGCTGCCCCTCGGGATCGTCGATTATGTGGGGGCGGGGCCGGTGCGGGCCACGGCCTCGAAGCCCGACCATGCGCCTCCCATCGGCTTCGAGGGGCTTGCGCGGCTGGTGGCGGCGGCACCCGTCCCGGCGGTCGCCATCGGCGGGCTGGGCGCGGGGGATGCCCACGCGGTGAAGGCCGCGGGCGCGGCCGGCATGGCCATCGTCTCGGCCATCGGCGCGGCCGCGGATCCGGAGGCCGCCGCCCGGGCGCTGGCGCTCGAATGGGAGCGCGCATGA
- a CDS encoding ABC transporter ATP-binding protein gives MAFGIEGSATLAGRPLFRDLDLQLAPGWTCLLGPSGAGKSTILRLLAGLPTAARFEGRISAPPRIAWMAQQDLLQERANLLGNVLIGQRLSGAPLDEGRARALLAAVGLEGLEARRPASLSGGQRQRVALARALMEEAPLALLDEPFSALDPATRRRMQDLACARLAGTAVLMVTHDPLEALRLGDRVWLLEEGRLRPVSLPDGPVPRPLPALAAEAEALMARLAA, from the coding sequence ATGGCGTTCGGCATCGAGGGCTCGGCCACTCTGGCGGGCCGCCCCCTCTTCCGCGACCTCGACCTGCAGCTCGCGCCGGGCTGGACCTGCCTGCTGGGGCCGTCCGGCGCGGGCAAGAGCACGATCCTGCGGCTCCTCGCGGGCCTGCCCACCGCGGCGCGCTTCGAGGGCCGGATCTCGGCGCCGCCGCGCATCGCCTGGATGGCGCAGCAGGATCTGCTGCAGGAGCGCGCGAACCTTCTGGGCAATGTGCTTATCGGGCAGCGGCTGTCGGGGGCGCCTCTGGACGAGGGGCGGGCGCGGGCGCTTCTGGCGGCGGTGGGCCTCGAGGGGCTCGAGGCGCGGCGTCCGGCCAGCCTGTCCGGCGGGCAGCGGCAGCGGGTGGCGCTGGCGCGCGCGCTGATGGAGGAGGCGCCGCTGGCGCTGCTGGACGAGCCCTTCTCGGCGCTCGATCCCGCCACGCGGCGGCGGATGCAGGATCTGGCCTGCGCGCGCCTCGCCGGGACCGCCGTCCTGATGGTCACCCACGACCCGCTCGAGGCGCTGAGGCTGGGCGATCGGGTGTGGCTTCTGGAGGAAGGCAGGCTCCGGCCCGTGTCGCTGCCCGACGGGCCGGTGCCGCGCCCGCTGCCCGCGCTTGCAGCCGAGGCCGAGGCGCTGATGGCGCGGCTTGCGGCATGA
- a CDS encoding hydantoinase/oxoprolinase family protein, translating to MRVGVEVGGTFTDLVAVEDGRIVLTKVPSTPHSPDIGVMNAVEGAGLALESSRDFVHGSTVATNALLERKGAKVAFITTEGFRDILHLQRHDRLNIYDLRYQRPVPVVERRDCFEVAERVDAAGEVILPLDVEAAAADLVPQLRAGDYQAVGICLLSSYANPDHERALQAALEAALPGTFVTCSSDVSREFREFERASTTTLAAYVQPVIDAYLLRLEEKLSERGFGQRLSVMQSNGGRLPVTGMRRNAISALFSGPAAGVVGATRQASRSGAGHLITFDMGGTSTDVCLVTEGRPGISPDTVLDGLPVRTPVLDIATIGAGGGSLIWIDDGGMLRVGPRSAGAVPGPACYNRGGTLPTITDAHVIRGTIRPEAFLGGTMEILREKSEAAFAPLAERLGMSIPQAANAALRLAAANIVRAIQLISTEKGHDPRDYALVPFGGAGPLMAVEVAEELGLDRVLVPPNAGVLSAYGLIASDFSKIYTITRRTPVDAAASDVVRDLYAQMVAEAEGDFRDYGIAGALSFKFVADMRFVGQAFEIAVDIDREALPGLTRERLVEDFIAAHHRVYLHGASARQAIEIVGFRLEATRPIESLPLLSEKELPDRPARQTAQLHTSEGPRDVLVVSAPSLAPDTPVEGPALIEGYSTTTLVPDGWTAVRDGNDNFIVSRKG from the coding sequence ATGCGAGTCGGAGTGGAAGTGGGCGGGACCTTCACCGATCTGGTGGCGGTCGAGGACGGCCGCATCGTGCTGACGAAGGTGCCGAGCACGCCGCACAGCCCGGACATCGGCGTGATGAACGCGGTGGAAGGGGCGGGGCTTGCGCTGGAGAGCTCGCGGGATTTCGTGCACGGCTCCACGGTCGCGACCAATGCGCTGCTCGAGCGGAAGGGGGCGAAGGTCGCCTTCATCACCACCGAAGGGTTCCGCGACATCCTGCATCTGCAGCGCCACGACCGGCTGAACATCTACGACCTGCGCTACCAGCGCCCGGTACCGGTGGTCGAGCGGCGCGACTGTTTCGAGGTGGCCGAGCGGGTCGATGCCGCGGGCGAGGTGATCCTGCCGCTCGATGTGGAGGCGGCCGCGGCCGATCTCGTGCCGCAGCTGCGCGCGGGCGACTATCAGGCGGTGGGGATCTGCCTTCTCTCCTCCTATGCCAATCCCGATCACGAGCGGGCGCTTCAGGCGGCCCTCGAGGCGGCTCTGCCGGGCACCTTCGTCACCTGCTCCTCCGACGTCAGCCGCGAGTTCCGCGAGTTCGAGCGCGCCTCGACCACGACGCTGGCCGCCTATGTGCAGCCGGTGATCGACGCCTATCTGCTGCGGCTCGAGGAAAAACTGTCCGAGCGCGGCTTCGGCCAGCGGCTGTCGGTGATGCAGTCGAACGGCGGGCGCCTGCCCGTTACCGGGATGCGGCGCAATGCGATCTCGGCCCTCTTCTCGGGGCCCGCGGCCGGGGTCGTCGGCGCTACGCGGCAGGCCTCGCGCTCGGGCGCGGGCCATCTCATCACCTTCGACATGGGCGGCACCTCGACCGACGTCTGCCTCGTGACCGAAGGGCGGCCCGGCATCTCGCCCGACACGGTGCTCGACGGGCTGCCGGTGCGCACGCCGGTGCTCGACATCGCGACCATCGGTGCGGGCGGCGGCAGCCTGATCTGGATCGACGACGGCGGCATGCTGCGCGTGGGCCCCCGCAGTGCGGGCGCCGTGCCGGGGCCGGCCTGCTACAACCGCGGCGGGACGCTGCCCACCATCACCGACGCGCATGTGATCCGCGGCACCATCCGCCCCGAGGCCTTCCTCGGCGGCACGATGGAGATCCTGCGCGAGAAATCCGAGGCGGCCTTCGCCCCGCTCGCCGAACGTCTGGGCATGAGCATCCCGCAGGCGGCCAATGCGGCGCTGCGGCTGGCGGCGGCCAATATCGTGCGGGCGATCCAGCTCATCTCGACCGAGAAGGGCCACGACCCGCGCGACTATGCGCTGGTGCCCTTCGGCGGGGCCGGGCCCCTGATGGCGGTCGAGGTGGCCGAGGAGCTCGGGCTCGACCGCGTGCTCGTTCCGCCGAACGCGGGCGTCCTCTCGGCCTACGGGCTGATCGCCTCGGATTTCTCGAAGATCTACACGATCACCCGCCGCACGCCGGTCGATGCGGCAGCTTCCGATGTGGTGCGCGACCTCTACGCGCAGATGGTGGCCGAGGCCGAAGGCGATTTCCGCGACTATGGCATCGCGGGCGCGCTGAGCTTCAAGTTCGTGGCCGACATGCGCTTCGTGGGCCAGGCCTTCGAGATCGCGGTGGACATCGACCGCGAGGCGCTGCCAGGGCTGACCCGCGAGCGGCTGGTCGAGGATTTCATCGCGGCCCACCACCGGGTCTATCTGCACGGCGCCTCGGCCCGACAGGCCATCGAGATCGTGGGCTTCCGCCTCGAGGCGACCCGGCCCATCGAGAGCCTGCCGCTTCTGAGCGAGAAGGAGCTGCCCGACCGGCCCGCCCGCCAGACCGCCCAGCTGCACACGAGCGAGGGGCCGCGCGACGTTCTGGTGGTGAGCGCCCCCTCGCTGGCCCCCGACACCCCGGTCGAGGGCCCGGCGCTGATCGAGGGCTATTCGACGACGACGCTGGTGCCCGACGGCTGGACCGCGGTCCGCGACGGGAACGACAATTTCATCGTGAGCAGGAAGGGCTGA
- a CDS encoding ABC transporter permease: MRALATGLALLALWQAVVSLSGAPPYILPGPAAVLRALAENRGMLARNGLATLAEILLGLGLGLLIGLAAGLATALSTQVERLLRPLLVLSQAVPVFALAPILTLWLGYGMGSKVAVVVLITFFPVASALHDGLRATPEAALDLARLARAPRWRTLVWLRLPHALPHLAAALRIAAVYAPIGAVIGEWVGSSAGLGHLMLLANARMKTDLMFAALAVLAAMTLGLRAATDRGLRRLGL, translated from the coding sequence ATGAGGGCGCTCGCGACGGGCCTCGCGCTGCTGGCGCTCTGGCAGGCGGTCGTGAGCCTCTCGGGCGCGCCGCCCTATATCCTGCCCGGCCCCGCCGCGGTGCTGCGCGCGCTGGCGGAGAACCGCGGGATGCTTGCGCGGAACGGTCTCGCCACGCTGGCCGAGATCCTGCTGGGCCTCGGGCTCGGGCTGCTGATCGGGCTGGCCGCGGGGTTGGCGACGGCGCTTTCCACGCAGGTGGAGCGGCTTCTGCGCCCGCTCCTCGTGCTCAGTCAGGCGGTGCCGGTCTTCGCGCTGGCGCCGATCCTCACGCTCTGGCTGGGTTACGGGATGGGCTCGAAGGTGGCGGTGGTGGTGCTCATCACCTTCTTCCCGGTGGCCTCGGCCCTGCATGACGGGCTGCGCGCCACGCCCGAGGCCGCGCTCGATCTGGCGCGGCTCGCGCGGGCGCCGCGCTGGCGGACGCTGGTGTGGCTGCGGCTGCCCCATGCGCTGCCGCATCTGGCGGCGGCCCTCCGCATCGCGGCGGTCTATGCGCCCATCGGGGCGGTGATCGGCGAATGGGTGGGATCCTCGGCGGGGCTCGGCCATCTGATGCTGCTCGCCAACGCACGGATGAAGACCGACCTCATGTTCGCGGCGCTGGCGGTTCTGGCGGCGATGACGCTCGGACTGCGGGCCGCGACGGATCGGGGTCTCCGCCGCCTCGGGCTCTGA
- a CDS encoding cupin domain-containing protein, giving the protein MNSNHLIGQRLRQIRKNLALSLSGLSERSGVSVGTLSQLERGLGRPSLRTIERISQALGVPPFWLLEMPDQHNPEHDQMIVRSGQGVQLTVTEPGMTKTLVTPRSFDAMQLMTVVMEPGSKSGAGFYRHEGIDVGYILSGSLNLEVDGRTHVLSAGDCFAFDSQLPHRFENRGGSRAEVLWINTKSRLNGLPPLEPATAEPRPDPAASGEI; this is encoded by the coding sequence ATGAATTCCAACCATCTGATTGGCCAGCGCCTGCGTCAGATCCGGAAGAACCTCGCCCTCTCGCTGTCCGGCCTGTCGGAACGGTCGGGCGTCTCCGTGGGGACGCTCAGCCAGCTCGAGCGCGGCCTGGGCCGGCCCTCGCTGCGCACGATCGAGCGGATCTCGCAGGCCCTGGGCGTGCCGCCCTTCTGGCTGCTCGAGATGCCCGACCAGCACAACCCCGAGCACGACCAGATGATCGTCCGCTCGGGCCAGGGCGTGCAGCTGACGGTGACCGAGCCCGGCATGACGAAGACGCTGGTCACGCCGCGCAGCTTCGATGCCATGCAGCTCATGACCGTGGTGATGGAGCCCGGCAGCAAGTCCGGCGCGGGCTTCTACCGGCACGAGGGCATCGATGTGGGCTACATCCTGTCGGGCTCGCTTAACCTCGAGGTCGACGGGCGCACCCATGTGCTTTCGGCGGGCGACTGCTTCGCCTTCGACAGCCAGCTGCCGCACCGGTTCGAGAACCGCGGCGGCAGCCGTGCCGAAGTTCTCTGGATCAACACCAAGTCCCGCCTGAACGGTCTGCCGCCGCTGGAACCTGCGACCGCCGAGCCGAGGCCCGACCCCGCCGCCTCCGGCGAGATCTAG
- a CDS encoding sensor histidine kinase — MWLVWPLAVAGYVLMGRLGLVTAMPPTGAVVLWPPNAVLLTALLASAPRHWPVVLLGGVAAEVAVNWHTLPIAWALAFGTVNAAESTLAASLLRRFSDGPVRLDGLAAVVRFVLLAPLAASATAALAGAALIALRFPEVDYLHTWQVFWLGDGLGLLIVGTTLLVWLAPRAAPEARIRGRGLEGLVLAAGLLFVSVLTLRLDADLGRLYLLFPFLVWTALRFGMKGATLAILSMTGVATWAMMDGRGPFVDLAGIDQVAARQVLIAVVALSTFILAVAADERRRVTRRLLQSVRELEQARFDLERMNADLDEIVTERTRALRSTLARNEMLLREVHHRVKNNLQLISSLVALQRRGVQEPAMRERMARIQGQIGAIAKTYDLLHQFGASETVDFGPFVPALCAAIEGAEGGRARIEAELQGSAQVSADSAIALSLALNELVTNALKHAGPTPRIRVACGREGDALVLRVEDDGPGLPEGFDLTAQAGFGVRMVAGLIGQAGGTIRTLATEGGAAFEIRVPVTGAA, encoded by the coding sequence TTGTGGCTTGTCTGGCCGCTCGCGGTGGCGGGATATGTGCTGATGGGCCGCCTCGGCCTCGTGACGGCCATGCCGCCCACCGGCGCGGTCGTGCTCTGGCCGCCGAACGCGGTGCTTCTCACCGCTCTCCTCGCCTCAGCCCCCCGCCACTGGCCCGTCGTTCTTCTCGGAGGCGTCGCAGCCGAGGTCGCCGTCAACTGGCACACGCTGCCGATCGCCTGGGCGCTGGCCTTCGGCACCGTCAATGCCGCCGAATCCACCCTTGCGGCCAGCCTCCTCAGACGCTTCTCCGATGGGCCCGTGCGGCTCGACGGGCTTGCCGCCGTCGTCCGCTTCGTGCTGCTGGCCCCGCTCGCGGCATCGGCCACCGCGGCACTGGCCGGAGCCGCGCTCATCGCTCTGCGCTTTCCCGAGGTCGATTACCTGCACACCTGGCAGGTGTTCTGGCTCGGCGACGGGTTGGGACTGCTGATCGTCGGGACGACCCTTCTCGTCTGGCTCGCCCCCCGCGCTGCACCCGAGGCGAGGATCCGGGGCCGCGGGCTCGAGGGGCTTGTCCTTGCGGCGGGCCTACTCTTCGTCTCGGTGCTGACGCTCCGCCTCGATGCCGATCTGGGCCGCCTCTACCTGCTCTTCCCGTTCCTCGTCTGGACGGCGCTGCGCTTCGGCATGAAGGGGGCCACGCTCGCCATCCTGTCGATGACCGGCGTCGCGACCTGGGCGATGATGGACGGCCGCGGCCCCTTCGTGGATCTCGCCGGGATCGATCAGGTGGCGGCGAGGCAGGTGCTGATTGCGGTGGTGGCTCTCTCCACCTTCATCCTCGCCGTGGCGGCCGACGAGCGTCGGCGGGTCACCCGGCGGCTTCTCCAGTCGGTGCGCGAGCTGGAGCAGGCCCGCTTCGATCTGGAGCGGATGAACGCGGACCTCGACGAGATCGTGACCGAGCGCACCCGCGCGCTCCGCAGCACCCTCGCCCGGAACGAGATGCTGTTGCGCGAGGTGCATCACCGGGTGAAGAACAACCTTCAGCTCATCTCGAGCCTCGTGGCGCTGCAGCGGCGCGGCGTGCAGGAGCCCGCGATGCGCGAACGGATGGCGCGGATCCAGGGCCAGATCGGCGCCATCGCCAAGACCTACGACCTGCTCCACCAGTTCGGCGCCAGCGAGACGGTGGACTTCGGCCCGTTCGTGCCGGCGCTCTGCGCCGCCATCGAGGGGGCCGAGGGCGGGCGCGCCCGCATCGAGGCCGAGCTGCAGGGCAGCGCGCAGGTCTCGGCCGACAGTGCCATCGCCCTCTCGCTCGCGCTGAACGAACTGGTGACCAATGCGCTGAAACATGCAGGCCCCACGCCCCGTATCCGCGTGGCCTGCGGCCGGGAGGGAGATGCGCTCGTGCTGCGGGTCGAGGATGACGGGCCGGGATTGCCCGAGGGCTTCGATCTGACAGCGCAGGCAGGCTTCGGCGTGCGGATGGTGGCGGGCCTCATCGGGCAGGCCGGCGGCACGATCCGCACGCTTGCAACCGAAGGCGGCGCGGCCTTCGAGATCCGCGTGCCGGTGACCGGCGCCGCCTGA
- a CDS encoding DMT family transporter yields MAQARRLVRPLDAAGLAIMLGLCLVWGFQQVAMKAMAGAADPLLQVAVRSSGSAVLVWAYSRFWRRDRWLAGLTWREGLLVGALFGVEYLFVGIGLRHVGSGLMSILLYTAPLFVAVSLHLTLREERLTGRQWIGCLLSFAGVVVIFLRPGEALRGEEGAALLLAGSLCALLAGFCWGMTTVAVRLTRLSGAPFAQTLFYQLLGGALCAWPVVLAEGRTGWAGGLDLWLLTFYQTVIVCFASYLVWFWLLQRYLASRLGAMSLLSPVFAAALGAALLREPLTPGFLLATALIVAGLVTVMLHDRRERPRLLPPR; encoded by the coding sequence ATGGCGCAGGCCCGCCGCCTCGTCCGCCCTCTGGATGCCGCGGGCCTCGCGATCATGCTGGGCCTGTGCCTCGTCTGGGGGTTCCAGCAGGTCGCGATGAAGGCGATGGCGGGCGCGGCCGACCCTCTGCTGCAGGTGGCCGTCCGCTCCAGCGGGTCGGCGGTGCTGGTCTGGGCCTACAGCCGCTTCTGGCGCCGCGACCGCTGGCTTGCGGGCCTGACCTGGCGCGAGGGGCTGCTGGTGGGCGCCCTCTTCGGCGTCGAATATCTGTTCGTGGGCATCGGGCTGCGCCATGTCGGCTCGGGCCTCATGTCGATCCTGCTCTATACCGCGCCGCTGTTCGTCGCCGTGTCGCTGCATCTCACGCTGCGCGAAGAGCGGCTGACGGGGCGGCAGTGGATCGGCTGCCTGCTCAGCTTCGCGGGGGTGGTGGTGATCTTCCTGCGCCCGGGCGAGGCTTTGCGCGGCGAGGAGGGGGCGGCGCTTCTCCTCGCAGGCTCGCTCTGCGCGCTGCTCGCGGGCTTCTGCTGGGGGATGACGACCGTCGCGGTCCGGCTCACCCGGCTCTCCGGTGCGCCCTTCGCCCAGACCCTGTTCTACCAGCTTCTAGGCGGCGCGCTCTGCGCCTGGCCCGTGGTGCTGGCGGAGGGCCGGACCGGCTGGGCGGGAGGCCTCGATCTCTGGCTGCTGACCTTCTACCAGACGGTCATCGTCTGTTTCGCGAGCTACCTCGTGTGGTTCTGGCTGCTCCAGCGCTATCTCGCCTCGCGGCTCGGCGCCATGTCGCTCCTATCGCCGGTCTTTGCCGCGGCCCTCGGCGCGGCCCTTCTGCGCGAGCCGCTGACGCCGGGCTTTCTGCTGGCCACCGCGCTGATCGTGGCGGGGCTGGTGACGGTGATGCTGCACGACCGTCGCGAGCGCCCCCGCCTCCTGCCGCCGCGATAG